Proteins from one Bifidobacterium sp. ESL0732 genomic window:
- a CDS encoding HRDC domain-containing protein codes for MSEPRLQEEPREGVPEVTDTLDGFREACERLAAGNGSLAADAERASGYRYGHEDWLVQFKRTGSGIVLFDPIALNKAGADWNEFNRAIGDATWIIHDSLQDLPGFTDLGMKVRNLFDTEIAARLLGLKRFGLAAVTEHYLGITLAKEHSAADWSYRPLPRDWRNYAALDVELLIELEAKMRADLKKAGKLEWANEEFSHALAEGTGPQTPHPVPWMRISHFTSLGHDRRGQAVAKALWEKRDQLAREHDIAPTLLLSDAAIIEAAQKKPHNARQFRAIRSLNERVRIHMGNEQDKMFERYAPIQRSIKPSVWKDTIQQALKLKPKDWPEPPTPPQEARANAPRSMKYWSVHHPDRFARLKKVRAVIAQIADDTRTPPDVVIKPQIIRNLCWQDNAAELDIPEFLRKQGARKWQVALIAESVSRVII; via the coding sequence TTGAGCGAGCCACGATTGCAGGAAGAGCCACGTGAAGGCGTCCCTGAGGTGACCGATACGCTCGACGGATTCCGCGAGGCCTGCGAAAGGTTGGCAGCAGGAAATGGTTCACTTGCCGCCGATGCCGAACGAGCTTCCGGTTATCGTTACGGCCACGAGGATTGGCTGGTGCAGTTCAAGCGCACCGGTTCCGGCATCGTCCTTTTCGACCCCATAGCATTGAACAAAGCTGGCGCAGATTGGAACGAATTCAACCGCGCCATCGGCGATGCCACGTGGATTATCCACGATTCACTGCAAGATCTGCCGGGCTTCACCGATTTGGGTATGAAAGTCCGAAATCTTTTCGATACCGAAATCGCCGCAAGACTGCTGGGACTCAAGCGTTTCGGTCTGGCCGCGGTAACCGAACACTACCTTGGTATTACATTGGCCAAGGAGCATTCCGCAGCCGATTGGTCGTATCGTCCGCTGCCGCGGGATTGGCGCAATTATGCGGCTCTCGATGTCGAGCTATTGATCGAACTCGAAGCGAAAATGCGCGCCGACCTCAAAAAAGCCGGTAAATTGGAATGGGCCAACGAAGAATTCAGCCATGCGCTCGCCGAAGGCACAGGCCCGCAAACGCCCCATCCGGTGCCGTGGATGCGCATTTCCCATTTCACTTCGCTCGGCCATGACAGACGCGGCCAGGCCGTCGCCAAGGCGTTGTGGGAAAAGCGCGACCAACTCGCCCGCGAACACGATATTGCCCCGACGCTGCTTCTAAGCGATGCCGCCATCATTGAGGCCGCTCAGAAGAAGCCGCACAATGCCCGTCAGTTCCGTGCTATCCGTAGCTTGAACGAGCGCGTGCGTATTCACATGGGCAATGAGCAGGACAAGATGTTCGAGCGTTACGCTCCCATCCAACGTTCCATCAAGCCCAGTGTGTGGAAAGATACCATCCAGCAGGCCTTGAAATTGAAGCCGAAAGACTGGCCGGAACCCCCGACTCCGCCGCAAGAAGCCCGTGCCAATGCCCCGCGTTCGATGAAATACTGGTCCGTCCATCACCCGGACCGCTTCGCCCGCCTAAAGAAAGTGCGTGCTGTCATCGCTCAGATTGCCGATGACACGAGGACGCCGCCCGACGTGGTCATCAAGCCGCAGATCATCCGCAACCTTTGCTGGCAGGATAATGCGGCAGAGCTTGATATCCCCGAATTTCTGCGCAAGCAAGGGGCACGAAAATGGCAGGTTGCTCTTATCGCAGAGTCCGTAAGTCGCGTTATCATATGA
- the tig gene encoding trigger factor — MKISVRNLEPTKVKLTVTVDPEEFDPYLDQARKEIAKQISVPGFRKGHVPGKIIDQRVGFGAVAGEAVNAAVPELYSKALEEKKIRPMAQPELDVKELPTSEKDDTKVKFIATVERRPEIELPKLDGMTLEVAKTEVTDEDVDKRLDNLRQRFGTLVGVDRPAKKGDFANIDLDAQIDGESVDSQEGVSYELGSGKLLDGIDEALDGLSAGEETTFEGTLESGDHEGEKAQIKVKVNSVKAEELPKLDDDFAQEASEFDTLDELKADIRKQCERDSEGRQANEARDAFLDALKKDVEIPLPEGVRKDMVEERLKQVTADPEKATDEQKKEAEEAADKELQDQIVLDTLAEQLDVKVSQADVTNFLASIAQQYGMDPSAFINAIVQNGQLGSAVQEVGRSKGLLAGMRAVKFTCDGKDLDLTPFLGEDEAVDEAVEDAEENESVEAASAAAAVADELSDQDKAE, encoded by the coding sequence GTGAAAATCAGCGTGAGGAATCTCGAGCCCACCAAGGTGAAGCTCACCGTCACCGTCGACCCGGAAGAGTTCGACCCGTATCTTGATCAGGCCCGCAAGGAGATCGCCAAGCAGATTAGCGTCCCGGGCTTCCGCAAGGGCCACGTGCCCGGAAAGATCATCGACCAGCGCGTCGGCTTCGGTGCCGTCGCCGGTGAGGCCGTCAATGCCGCCGTCCCGGAGCTCTACTCCAAGGCTCTCGAGGAGAAGAAGATTCGCCCGATGGCTCAGCCCGAGCTCGATGTCAAGGAACTGCCGACCAGCGAGAAGGACGACACCAAGGTGAAGTTCATCGCCACCGTCGAGCGCCGCCCCGAAATCGAGCTTCCGAAGCTCGACGGCATGACCCTTGAGGTTGCAAAGACCGAGGTCACCGATGAGGACGTTGACAAGCGTCTTGACAACCTTCGTCAGCGTTTCGGTACCCTCGTGGGCGTCGATCGTCCCGCCAAGAAGGGCGATTTCGCCAACATTGACCTCGACGCACAGATTGACGGCGAGTCCGTCGATTCCCAGGAAGGCGTGAGCTACGAGCTCGGCAGTGGCAAGCTGCTCGACGGCATCGACGAAGCGCTTGACGGCCTGTCCGCAGGCGAAGAGACCACCTTCGAAGGCACGCTCGAAAGCGGCGACCACGAAGGCGAGAAGGCCCAGATCAAGGTCAAGGTCAATTCCGTAAAGGCCGAAGAGCTGCCGAAGCTTGACGACGACTTTGCTCAGGAAGCCTCCGAGTTCGACACTTTGGACGAGCTTAAGGCCGACATTCGCAAGCAGTGTGAGCGTGACAGTGAAGGTCGTCAGGCCAACGAAGCCCGTGACGCGTTCCTCGACGCCCTGAAGAAGGACGTGGAGATTCCGCTGCCCGAAGGCGTTCGCAAGGACATGGTCGAAGAGCGTTTGAAGCAGGTCACCGCCGACCCAGAGAAGGCCACCGACGAGCAGAAGAAGGAAGCCGAAGAGGCCGCCGACAAGGAACTTCAGGACCAGATTGTGCTCGACACCTTGGCTGAGCAGCTCGACGTCAAGGTCTCCCAGGCCGATGTCACCAACTTCCTTGCCTCCATCGCCCAGCAGTACGGCATGGATCCGAGCGCTTTCATCAACGCCATCGTCCAGAACGGCCAGCTTGGCTCCGCCGTTCAGGAAGTCGGTCGTTCCAAGGGTCTGCTTGCCGGCATGCGCGCCGTCAAGTTCACCTGCGACGGCAAGGATCTTGACCTGACCCCGTTCCTCGGTGAGGATGAAGCCGTTGACGAGGCCGTCGAAGATGCCGAAGAGAACGAAAGCGTCGAGGCCGCGTCCGCCGCTGCCGCCGTCGCTGACGAACTTAGCGATCAAGACAAGGCTGAGTGA
- a CDS encoding chloride channel protein, producing MEQKNGNDSGLKRLGVIAAVIFLLGAVVGVSSGLLGLMLSGVERLMLGYVENPQDPSPYQVAAWRRIASIVGGSIFAAVVWWLLRTKTTKVPSVKKAVAGERMPVWQTTVHVLLQIFIVGAGSSVGREVAPREFGAMLGQRFSGLVHLDERDQKIVVACAAAAGLAGVYDAPLAGAFFAIEILLADVSIETVGIALGTSVVSAYVASMIRGRDTFYGMAAMGKAVVPTWSLSLFAVLAGIICGMAGAMFRKGSQWAEGNKPKGAGILWMMPLAALATGVVAIWLPQIMGNGRSVAQYAFACVAGKAGSLIPVLLALLVAKAVLTLGTIRAGASGGVLQPGISLGATLGALLGFAWVLVSPHDTITACALVGATALLAASQQAPLMAMCLVMELTRAPIAFFIPVGIGVVVSALVSKTFLDALKRRVSSAERKTRRSVV from the coding sequence GTGGAACAAAAGAACGGTAACGACAGCGGATTGAAGCGATTGGGCGTGATTGCTGCCGTGATATTCCTGCTCGGCGCCGTCGTCGGCGTGAGCTCCGGGTTGCTCGGTCTGATGCTGAGCGGTGTCGAACGACTGATGCTGGGGTATGTCGAGAATCCGCAGGACCCGAGCCCCTATCAGGTGGCGGCATGGCGACGTATCGCTTCGATTGTCGGCGGGTCGATTTTTGCGGCAGTTGTCTGGTGGCTGTTGCGAACCAAGACCACCAAGGTGCCGTCGGTCAAGAAGGCTGTGGCGGGTGAGCGCATGCCGGTTTGGCAGACCACGGTGCACGTGCTGCTTCAGATTTTCATCGTCGGCGCAGGCTCGTCGGTTGGCCGTGAGGTCGCGCCGCGCGAGTTCGGGGCGATGCTCGGGCAGCGGTTCTCTGGTTTGGTCCATTTAGACGAGAGGGACCAGAAGATCGTCGTGGCCTGTGCCGCTGCAGCCGGACTGGCCGGAGTCTATGACGCTCCTCTTGCAGGCGCGTTCTTTGCCATTGAGATTCTTCTGGCCGATGTCAGTATCGAAACCGTAGGCATAGCTCTGGGCACTTCCGTGGTCTCCGCTTATGTCGCCTCGATGATTCGTGGGCGTGACACGTTCTATGGGATGGCCGCGATGGGCAAGGCCGTGGTACCGACGTGGAGCCTGTCCCTCTTTGCCGTACTTGCCGGAATAATCTGCGGCATGGCCGGGGCGATGTTCAGGAAAGGCTCGCAGTGGGCCGAGGGAAACAAACCCAAAGGTGCCGGCATTCTCTGGATGATGCCGTTGGCAGCCTTGGCGACGGGTGTCGTCGCGATATGGCTGCCGCAGATCATGGGCAATGGGCGTTCGGTGGCACAATACGCTTTTGCCTGCGTGGCAGGCAAGGCAGGCAGCCTGATACCGGTTCTACTGGCTCTGTTGGTTGCGAAAGCCGTATTGACACTGGGTACTATCCGTGCAGGCGCGTCGGGTGGCGTATTGCAACCTGGTATCTCCCTTGGCGCAACCCTTGGTGCGCTGCTCGGTTTTGCATGGGTATTGGTCAGTCCCCATGACACGATCACCGCGTGCGCTCTCGTGGGGGCCACCGCACTGTTGGCTGCTTCCCAGCAGGCGCCGCTGATGGCGATGTGTCTGGTGATGGAGCTGACCCGTGCGCCGATAGCGTTTTTCATACCAGTTGGCATCGGCGTCGTGGTTTCGGCCTTGGTTTCCAAGACTTTCCTAGATGCCCTGAAACGTCGGGTTTCCAGCGCTGAGCGCAAAACCAGAAGAAGTGTCGTATAA
- a CDS encoding ATP-dependent Clp protease proteolytic subunit, with protein sequence MAGLLTSMPSMDEGDSAPTMTDPIFNRLLKERIIWLGDEVKDSNANVICAQMLMLAAEDPKKDIWLYINSPGGSVTAGMAIYDTMQLIEPDVATVAVGMAASMAQFLLSSGTKGKRFATSHTRILMHQPSGGIGGTATDVRINAELIMDMKKTMSQLTADQTGHTLEEIYRDNEYDHWFTAQQALDYGFFDKIVTTPGSMRTAKAGE encoded by the coding sequence GTGGCAGGATTGCTGACATCAATGCCGTCCATGGATGAGGGGGATTCGGCCCCCACCATGACGGATCCGATTTTCAATAGATTGCTCAAGGAACGCATCATCTGGCTTGGCGACGAGGTCAAGGATTCCAATGCCAACGTCATTTGCGCACAGATGCTGATGCTCGCGGCCGAGGACCCGAAGAAGGATATCTGGCTCTACATCAACTCGCCCGGCGGTTCCGTGACCGCAGGCATGGCCATCTACGACACCATGCAGCTGATCGAGCCCGACGTGGCGACGGTAGCCGTCGGCATGGCCGCGTCCATGGCCCAGTTCCTGCTTTCCAGCGGTACCAAGGGCAAGCGTTTCGCTACTTCGCACACGCGAATCTTGATGCATCAGCCTTCTGGCGGCATTGGCGGCACCGCTACCGATGTACGCATCAACGCCGAGCTGATCATGGATATGAAGAAGACCATGTCGCAGCTCACCGCCGACCAGACCGGCCATACCTTGGAAGAGATCTACCGCGACAACGAGTACGACCACTGGTTTACTGCCCAGCAGGCGTTGGATTACGGATTCTTCGACAAGATCGTGACCACGCCGGGCAGCATGCGTACGG